TGATCAGAAAGGTGTCATGTTTTCAGTATAATTTAGTTAGTTTTAAAGTACAACTTTTTTACTGCTGGTGACATGAAGTAAAGGTTAATAGGACAATCTAAAAGCAATAgtggcttttgttttttaattaatacTTAACCTATATATTGCCATATTGGGAAATGTGTCTTTAGTGGAACTAACATATCTTACAATAGACTGCTTTTAATTTCTAAAGACGTAATGTAATTTCACTATTCATAGTGtccttttttgcattttatgCAGAAGTGTTAAACTAGACTGGTCTCATCCTAGCCCTTCTCTTCACTTAACCTCCATCCCCAGTCAGTCTACCCTATGTAACTTGAAGTACACAAATAGTGTAGTTGAAGTTGATGTACTCACCATGGCATCTTCCATGCAGTAAAGTGAATGGGAGCTGCTGTTACGCTGACTTTGGCTACTTCTCTTGTCCTGGTGGtataccagagtcaatgggagcgTGCTCAGAGATCGATTGCTGCAGCATTGTTCCACCACATAGTGGAGTCAAGCCCCTAGTTGGTCCCATTGTAGATGTCTTGAATAGCTAACTGAGGCAGTTTTCACTGCAACTAGTAAAGGAAATACCAGTTTAAGAAACAGTAACTAGTAAGTGAAATAAGGAATGGATTGGGTTGATGAAAGAATACATGATTGATCAGTCATGACATCTAGTGCAGTGATCAGTGGTGTTCATTGTTAAAGAACTGTATCACGAGCTATAAATttattctttcagcctttttccatgtcttgtgTTTTGCTTTACAGTGCTATGAAGTGGTTCTAATGtatctttgttttttatttatagtTGGAAAttttgtgttctgtcaatattCTCCAGTTCATATTTATTGCACTCAGACTAGATGAGATCATCAGATGGCCATGGCTTGTACGTAAATTGCATTTACTCCATTTTTAAGgttgtttttaaatgttgaaGTCTTCATGCAAACATTGAATGTGATGGCCAGCTTAGGAAAAACGTTTTTAAGTGAAGTCAGCTATTTGCTATTAAATTGTGCAATAAAATGAAGGAAGTGGTTATAATGTATAATTGGAAGTAGCAAATTGTAGATaccatttttttatttaaaaaattatcagTGTAAGTGCATTGTGTGGGTTTTTAACAAGTAAGGTATAATGTAAATATGTCCAAAGTATAAAAATGAAACTATATTTTTGGTATCCAGTGATAAAAAGCATTGGAGCACTGTATTAAAAATGCattgaacccccccccccccccccccccgccaggtaAGCATTTACCTGTATTTTTCAGAAGGATAAACAAAGATATTGAGGAGGTAAGTAGTTTACCACTTGTAAAACATGCTTGGATAGAGTATGGAATAGAATTCATGATCTGGGACTTCCGTTCTGTTGCTACTTAGTCCTCTGCACCTtgagactaacaggtattttggagcataatctttcataggcaaagacctgcttcatcagatgcatgagtcatggttttcagaggagggtttaaagagggagtctcagtcaaggggagggccagaactgacaaggtctgttcactcttggaggatgtggcccattgtcagcagttCTTGTGGAGTTGTgcacatcaagagagaagaaatcaagtcagttcagtcaggatgtggcccattatcagtagttaatatggaggtgtgaacgtcaacaggggagaaactgcttttgtaatgggccaaccattcccagtctctgttcaatccttggttgatggagtcaaatttgcaaatgaattacagctctgAAGTCTctgtttggagtttattttttcaagtttttttgtTGGACTGCTACTTTAAATCAGTTACTGAGTGTTCAGgtagattgaagtgttctacaggtttttgtatgttaccgttcctgatgtcagatttatgtccatttattcttttgcttagagattgtccagtttggccaatgtaaattgcagtgggaaattgttggcacatgatggcacttattatattagtagatgtgcaggtgaaagagcccctgatggtgtggttgatgtggctaggtcctgtgatgatatcactggtgtagatatgtgagcagagttggcaccgaggtttgttgcagggattggttccaggtttagagttactgtggtgtaaTAGGGACTCTTTTTGCCCCGCCAACCCCACAAATTTGATACAGTCCTGCGGGATCTGGAAGGCTACTTTAGCCGTCTCCAACTCAAGGAGTATttccaacatgacactgaacagcacactgacccacaggtaccctcccacctactgtacaagaaaaagaattcttcatgGACTGCCCCGATGGCTGAAATGAcagactggacctatacataaAATGCTTCTActgatgtgcacaggcagaaattgtggaaaggcagcatcgcttaccccataagctcagctgtgcagaacaccaatgccatcaacagcctcagccACAAttttgtcatccaagaggctgacaaaggaggtgctgttgtcatcatgaataggacagactaccaaaagaaAGCTGCCAGGACACTCTCCAGtatcacattctacaagccactgtcccaggatcccactgaggagtacacaagGAAACTACAGCATCCGCTCAAGACCCTCCctgtaaaaacacaggaacaaatctacacagacacacccctagaaccTCAACCAGGTTTActctatctactacccaagatccataaacctgggaatcccggatggcacatcatctcgggcattggcactcacTGCAGGATTGTCTgaatatgtggactctctactcagaccctaagCTACCatcactcccagctttctttgagatactaCTAACTTCCTTAAGAAattacaattcattggtgaccttcctgaaaacaccatcctggccaccatggatatagaggccctttacaccaatatccctcATGAAGATGTagttcaagctgttaggaacattatccctaatgagactgaggcacaaattgtggtggagctttgtgactttgtcctcacccacaactatttcagatttgaggacaatttataccttcaaatcagtagcactgctatgggcacccgcagggtcccacagtatgccaacatttttatgggtgACCTGGAACcagtgcttcctcagctctcatcccctagtgtCCCTCttctacttgtgctacattgataACATCTACATCATCTGGACCTATGGGAAAGAGTCTCTTGAAAAGGACCACCGTGATttcagtttccaccccaccatcaaccttagcctggaccagtccacacaagagatccacatcctggacactactgtgcaagtaagtgatggtcacataaataccaccctataccagaaacccacagacctctatgcttacctacacacctccagcttcaaCCCAGAGCACACTACACAATCTGCTGTATATAACCAGGCACTAAGATACGACGGCATTTGCTCCAGtctctcagacagagacaaacatctacaagaccgttaccaagctttcctgaaactgtaATACCCATCTAAGAAAGTAAGAAGCAGAGTGACAGAGcaagacatgtacccagaagtcaccttcTACAAGACATGCCCAACTAGGGAAACAAGAGAacgccactggccatcacatgcaGCCCTGGCTAAAGTCTCTCCAGCGCATCaacagtgatctacaacccatcctggacaacgatcctaaACTTCCTGAATTGCACAAAAGTAGAAATTAAAATTTCTTGGAAAGTATTAAGTTTATTCTAGGCAGCATGAAAGGATTTGTTCTTGGTACATATAAAGTTTTGGTTCAAACACAATTCATGCTATTCCATGGATGTTTCCATATACATTTGTAcaaccttccctccccctccccaagaaaTCACTTTATGCAAATGTGTATCTAATTTCCCAGAATTCCTGTTATGCTAGCATGCATGTTTGTGCCCAGGCCTAGGTCTTTGTCCATTGAAAACCTGGCTACTTTagtctatttaatttttttttttcttttaggtaGAAAACCTGCTTTAAATGTTGTTAATGCCATGGCATTAACAAGTCCATGATCTCATTTCTGTTGATTTGCCTACCCAGCAATCATTCATTGAATGGCTGCATGTCAATCTGGAAATCCATGGACTGCTTGTGTCATTCTGCAGTGAGACATtatcatacaggttgaacatctctaatctggaactctcatctggcaacatccataatctggtgtgattttagtgagctggatgatcCATTGTCTTTGGTGTGGCGaggtttcccacagtcccataaagtttatttacagacaccagtcctggctgtcagtgttctgtgctgtaatttaccccaaatgtcttttaagagcccagtaaacagtggaagtgttggtaatgctagaaggcaatattgacctcctataaGCCGgaaaattctctggtctggcaccagtcaggtcccaagggggctggattagagaggttcaatctgtacaaacTCCAGTTAATCTGTGATCAGTTACTGAAGAAATTGGATTGGAAAGGGAAACTGCTGCGATGAACACGAGACAAAGTAGGGAATTAGTGCGTGATGAGAAAGAAGAATGCTTTTGTAGCTAAACAATATTGTCTAATAAATAATTGGTTAATTTAACCAGTATTTATGCAGACTATCCAATTAGGAGGGGGAGTTAATGTAAAAAAGACTAAAATTCTAAAAAGTGACTTTGAGACAAActctatttttgtattttttttatgaGTAGATGTGCTATAACTAAAAAATGTTGGGAGGAATATAAGGTGCAAGATGGATAACACAGTATCTCTCATATCTTttggactgacatggctacaactacCTCGCATACAAAAACCAAAATTTAATAGCCTGGTAGTACAGTTGTTGGTCTCCTTTTCAGCCAAGGTACCTACGGTATCTATATTGTAAACTCGCTttaaggcagtgtttcttaaaatctGCTCTACAGAACAGTGGTGTTTAGTGAACAGCCGTCAGGTGTGTcatgaacattttgaaaaatacacTGAGGGTATATGTTGTCTGTTGtttaaaccagatacaatgttactacttcattgctttgatacctaattaaattacttcattttgttgttgctgtttttttcgtgggggcggggaggggtgttgGAGGGCCCGATAAcaactttttgaagaaaattttcataggtgttccgcataaaaatattgtttagtgttctgtggtctcaagaagtttaagaaacactgctttaggcTCTCTGGTCCCATTTCTTATGTCTAGTTAATTTTTGGTGAAACTGAATTAGCCTGAATGGATTTTAAATTGCTTAAGCTAATTGTGTTAAAGGCCCAGTCTAGAAACAGGGTTAAGAAACATATCTTTTAAGAAACATATCTAGTAGCCCAAAGGAAGTAATATGGTACTTAGTATTGGTCTTGGTTCCTGAAGCTTTCTTGTTGTAGAGATGATCTTAATTATAAACACAGATTTACAACAAATTGCTTTCACCTGTTCTGGCTCAGTATACTTATTTTTCTAACATACAAAACTGACACAGAGAAATTCAACTGTGGGAGGAAAAACAGtcaactttctttctttttcaggttGTTTGTGTTCCTCTGTGGATCTTGATGTCTTTTTTGTGTCTGGTAGTACTCTATTACATTGTTTGGTCTGTCCTGTTCTTGCGTTCAATGGATGTTATTGCTGAGCAGAGGAGAACACACATAACAATGGCCATCAGTTGGATGACAATCGTTGTTCCATTACTCACATTTGAAGTAAGTAAAAATGTGATTCTCAGTTAAGTTGTATATCTTGTTACTTCAAGAAGTCTCAAAAGAAGCAACTAAATATGCTATTCACTGGTTAGAAAAAACCTTAACTCTTGTGATGGATTGAGCCAGGGAAGAAATGAAAAGTAGGAACTTTTGCTTCTTCAGTATAAAAATTTATAATTCACATAAGCATTGGACACGTATTACAACTGAGATCAGTGGGATTTTGCATAGTAAAAGGATATTCTTGTACAAAccacacccccaggcttaaacccctggcaacaccaacccctcccctctgcccatccccaggcttaacacacGCATCCCTCcctccgcagccccaaaccactctgccaccagccccgcaccccagctggagctgtgcgcTCAAGGCTGgcggcagctctgtgccccagctgttggtcccactgcagcagctggggccaccgtGGCAGACGGATAAAAGGGCTCCACGGACCAGATGCTGGCCCAGGGGCCGCTggttggacacccctgttctCATACAATGTAACTTGTGGGGTTAGGGATTTACCACGTAAAAGTCATAAGATCAGGGATGTGTATTATAATGACTGACATTTGCTTATCTTTTTTCATTAGATTCTACTTGTGCATAGATTGGATGGACATAACACATTCTCATACATACCCATTTTTGTCCCTCTTTGGCTTTCCTTGATAACTTTGATGGCAACAACTTTTGGACAGAAAGGAGGAAATCACTGTAAGTATTTAAAAACACCCAataatggatggaaaaaatctcatGTTGAGTTCAGTATTTAATCCAGGCTCTATTTTGTGTATTGAGGAATTCTGTGGGGATCTCTCTTAGCAGAGTAGAAGGTATGGCTTAGATATACATTGCAGCAGTCTTTTGTTTAGATTTGTACTGGATACCCATCAACTAGACTGGGATGAACACAGTTCGCTTAGTCAGAAGGAGCTTTGCAGCTTAAAACAGTTTTTCCTTGTGAGTCGCGTGCCATGTATGTAGCCCTTGTTTTGAGTATCTTCTCTGTTGTTAATGATCTAAGAGTTCAGTTTTGACCTCTTGGCTTCATGGAATCACAGCTTCAGATTCCAGCAGAGTCAGCTCAGCCCTTAATCCTTCCACAGTAAATTGAGTTCCATACAGTTTACATTTTATAGCGTAGAGAGtagttttttcttttcctgctcGCTTTGTATGCGGAAGACCCTGTAGCATTTATTATAAGAAGATAGGCTTCTCTTGGTGTCCTTAATCAATATTTTGTTTCTCATTTAACCTCacactgctgtgctgtgtgccAGTTAGCTGTGACTTGCACTCTGATGTCGGGTTTTATTTGATAGTGTAGTATATGGATAGGCTATACAGGTTcaacttccctggtctggcaccctggggacgtGAGTGGTCCCAGACCAGGAATTTGGCCACACTAGGGGAGGTCAGTTCTGCCCTGGTTGGCCTCCAGCCCTTGCTCATGggcttctcttcctgctgttgcCCATGGTGCTCTTGGTTTCCCAACCCCTCCTGGCTCCAACAGCAGCTTCCAAGGGCGGTAACTTCCCACCCAGCCCCGAGAATGAGCCCCTGCTTCCCGGTCTGAGGCtttctgcccagccccagctgcagctttctGCCCAGTCCCGGCATTGAGTTGCCACcagccaccactccccagcctgagctgccagcttcccagccctggccactgctaGCAAGGCAGTCTCTCCCAGGAGTGCCCAGGTtctgtggctgcctgctgctggtgtagctggctcctcctcctcccagccccaggactcacGGGTTGTAGAAGAtcctgccagacaagagactgACAGATTTGAGATTTTCAGCCTGTACAAACCCTTTGGGCTCCTTAAGAGCTGAGCTTGTTTTTGGTCTCTAATTGCAACATACTgactttttttaaccttttcacaTCACCACTAACTATTAAATGTATTTATCCCTGTAATAAAGAATATCTTAGCTTCATATCCTCTACTAATATTGTGAGGACTTAATCATGAAAATATGAGCTAATTTCTTTTCAGCTAGTACATTCTTAATGCATCTAGCTGTATATTCTAAGTTTCTCTCCTAGACCTAGTTAATAAAATAAGACTTCTGTCTGATATGTTTACTTTAGCCTCAGACATCTAATTTTGTATTTCTGCTAGTTATATAACTTAACCAATctcatttaaaattgttttactCTAAAGCCTAAATTTGCGTCCCCAGGTTAGTCTTGTAGCTGTAATCACAGTGCAGTTACGCTGCAtctgatgacagaatttgcttAGTTTCCAAGGCACTATGCCGTAGATTTGGCATTGGGCTGTACATCTTCTTTATGAGTATGGGTTAGGTAATATAACCCCACATACCCTAATGGGTCCCAGAGTGCTCAAGAAACAAATGTTAACTCCACAAGTATACTGAAGTTGCCTAGTTGAAGTCTGGCAACTGGTCACCAAGCTTAATGTCTCTTGACCAGGATGTCATGAAATGTTAAATGGCAAGCAGTCGGGACATTGGTTTTGGTTTATGTGAAAGATTTGCATCTGACAGGCACCACTACCTCTGTACATTATGCTGTGGTACTAATTAATGGAAAGATACAATTTACTGAGTCAATGGAATCATGTGCCTAGTGTCTTTAACCATTGATAAACAGTATTATTTATGTAAAAGATTTTAGTCTGACTAGTTAAATCAAAGAAAGAACTTCTAAAGTTTCATTTCCTTCTGGAGTAAAACTGAAACTTATTAATACTTATTTGTCCAGGGTGGTTTGGAATTCGCAAAGACTTCTGTCAGTTTCTACTTGAAATTTTCCCATTCTTGAGAGAATATGGAAACATTTCCTACGATCTCCATCATGAAGATAATGAAGAAATGGAAGAAACACCTGTTCCAGAGCCTCCAAAAATTGCACCAATATTCCGAAAAAAGAC
The nucleotide sequence above comes from Carettochelys insculpta isolate YL-2023 chromosome 13, ASM3395843v1, whole genome shotgun sequence. Encoded proteins:
- the TMEM185A gene encoding transmembrane protein 185A, which encodes MNLRGLFQDFNPSKFLIYACLLLFSVLLSLRLDEKIQWSYWAVFAPIWLWKLMVIVGASVGTGVWARNPQYRAEGETCVEFKAMLIAVGIHLLLLMFEVLVCDRIERGTHFWLLVFMPLFFVSPVSVAACVWGFRHDRSLELEILCSVNILQFIFIALRLDEIIRWPWLVVCVPLWILMSFLCLVVLYYIVWSVLFLRSMDVIAEQRRTHITMAISWMTIVVPLLTFEILLVHRLDGHNTFSYIPIFVPLWLSLITLMATTFGQKGGNHWWFGIRKDFCQFLLEIFPFLREYGNISYDLHHEDNEEMEETPVPEPPKIAPIFRKKTGVVITQSPGKYVIPPPKLSIDMPD